The following is a genomic window from Amycolatopsis australiensis.
CGAGCAGTTCCGCCCGGCGCACCTGGCCCCGGCGGTCCGGACGGCCGCGCTGGGCCTGTCGCGGACGCTGCGCCGCACCGCCGAGCCGGCCTGAACGAAGACCGTTCGCCCCGGTCGTCTCCGCCGCGGCCACCGCTGGTGCCGTCGCCCCGGCACTACGCCGCCAACAGCCTGCCCAGCGGGCACCCGGCCATCGCGCTGACCGCCCTGCTGGTGGCGTCCCACCGCCGGCGGGGCGTGGTCCTCTTCCTCCTGCTGTCCGGACGTCGCTCCGCGGCGCGGGCGCGATCACCGGCCGGGCCGTGGCGGTGGCCTGGGTGACGCCCGCCTGGCGGCCCCGGTCAGGGTTCGGTGCCCCAGCTGAGGGTGCCGGACTGGTAGGCCGTGGCGGTGGCGAGGTCGGTGAACGACGCCGCCGTGCGGTAGCTGTAGTCGTCGGCCTGGTTGAACGCCGACCAGTCGGCCTTGGCGACCCGGATCTGGACTTCGCCGGTGCCGGCGCCGGCGGCCAGAGACCCGCCGCTGAAGCCGACCTCGACGTAGGCGTCCGCTCCCGGGCGCGGCGTACTCAGCTTCACCACGCGCACGGTGACGTTCCCGCAGCCGGGAACCGCGTAGTCGCACCAAACCTGGTAGCCCGGGTTGGTGGCGTCGCCGGTGAACCAGTAGCGCGCGGTGACGGTGTTCAGCGCGACGGACGTGCTGCCGCGGTTGACGATCTGCAGGCTGGTGCGGATCTGGTTGTCGGTGACGCCGCTGCCGGCGCGCTGCTGCACGGCGAGCGAGCCGGTGCCGGTGGTGCCGCCGCCGGTCGTCGTGGTGACCGACACCGGGCTGCTGGCGGGCGACTGGTTGCCGGCGGCGTCCCGGGCGCGGACCGAGAACGTGTACGCGGTGCCGGGGGTGAGGCCGGTGACCTGGTAGCTGGTGCTCGTGGTGCTGCCGACCGTCGCGCCGGCCGAGTTCAGCACGTCGTACCCGGCGACGCCGACGTCGTCGGTGGCCGCGGTCCAGGTGAGACCGACGCTGGTGCTGCCGGCCGCCGCGGTGACGCCCGTCGGCGGGGTCGGCGGGGTCGTGTCCCCTGTGGACTGTCCCGGCTGGCTGCCCCACAGCACCGCGGACCCCTGCGTGAGCACGAGTTTCGCGTCGTCGGCGGGCGCGGTCCCGGCGGGGGCGAGGCCGGTGTGCGACCAGTCGTTCGCCGGGTCCCAGGTTCCGGTGCTGGTGATCCGGAACTGCACTTCCTTGCGGTAGCGGGACTGGCCGCCGGGGGCGACACCGCCGGAGCACGGCACCTCGACGTAGTAGACCGGCCCGGAGAACTGGTGCAGGGCCGGCGCGTCACACTGGTTGTACGCCGAGGTGACCGAGATCTGGCCGGGCGTGGTCGCGCCGTCGAGCGTGAAGTAGTAGCGCAGCGAGCCGGTGAACGTGCGCGCCGGCCACGCCGACTTGTTGATGACGTACGCCTTCACCTCGGTGAACGTCCCGCCGTCCGGCTGGTTGAGCGCGCCCTGCGCCAGGATCTCCGGGCCGTCCGGGGTTTCCCGCGGAGGGAAGCTCGCCAGCGGCGTGCCGCCGTACTCGCCGTAGAGGCGGGCCAGCGCACCGGTGAAGCCGGCGTTGTAGTCGAGGGCCACCTCGTTCATGGTGTAGTTGGTGCGGTCGTCGGTGTAGGCGTCGTTGGTCGTGGTGGGCCCGCCGACGAGCGCGCCGTACAGGATGTGCCGGCTCTGCGCGGGCTCGTTGATGTTGTCGGCCCAGGAGCCGTGCGCGGTGCGGTGGTGCGGGTTGCGGGGCGGGTTGACGCCGAGCCCGACCTCGAAGCTCGCGCCGCGCGGGTTGTCGCCGAGCGCGTAGTTGATCTGCCGCACGGCGAAGTCGTGGTAGGTGGCCGCGCGGGCGGGATCGTTGGTGCGTAACCAGTCCGCGTAGGTGAGGGCCACGAACGCGGTGTTCGCCGCGTACCGCAGCGAGCCCCACTGGTCGAGCACGGCCTGGCCGCCGGGGGAGTAGGGCACGTGCTGGCCGTTGACGCCGGTGGTCCACCAGTCCAGCCAGCGGTTGGCGTCGGTGACGTACTCGGGGTCGCCGGTGAGCTGGGCGAGCAGGACGTAGGTGCCGTAGGACTTGTCGTCCCAGGCGAGCGTCCAGCGGTAGGAGCGGGTGGTGGTCTGCGGTTCGGTGGACAGCTTCTCGTACTCGGCGCGCGCCTTGGTCAGGTAGCTGCTGTCGCCGGTGGCCTTGTAGAGCCAGATCGCGCCCCACACCAGCTCGTCCTGGTAGCCGCTCCAGGACTTGTAGAAGTTCTGGGCGTCGGTGATGCAGTTGGAGTAGACGCCGCGGTGGTTGTCGGCGAAGGAGTACAGCTGCTTGGCGTGGGTGAGCAGGGTGGCCGCGTAGGCGGGATCGCCGGACTGGAACACCATCGAGCCGGCGGCCATCTGCGCGGCGGCCTCGCCGGCGAGGTCGGAACCCGGGCAGGAGTCGTCGATGCGGTAGGCGGGCCGGGCCATGGCCATCGTCTCGGCCGGGCCCCACCACTTGTGGTCGTCGTCGCCCTTGCCGACCTGGCCGTAGAGCACGTCGGGCTGCGGGTGCGCCTTGATCAGCCAGTCGTCGCCCCAGCGCAGGTTGGACAGCAGGTACTGCCACTGCCCGGAACTCTGGTAAGCGGCGCGGTTCTCCAGCGCGCCCCAGGCGAGCATGGTCATGCTGAACTCGAAGGGCAGCCCGAACTTGACGTGGTCACCGGCGTCGTAGAACCCACCGGTGAGGTCGAGCCCGGCGTCCTTGCCGTCGTCCAGCGCGGACGGCCCGCGCCAGGAAACCCGGTTGTCGGCGGGCAGGGCGCCGGAGCGCTGCGCGTCGTAGAACCAGACGGCCTTCTGCAGCGCCTCGCCGTAGTTGAACTTCCCGGTGGCGGCGCCGGCCCTGGCGGACAGCGCCGGGACCACGAGGGCCAGCCCGAGCACGAGCAGCGCCACGACCGCCCGGGACATCGCGTTCGTCGTTGAACCGCGCACGCCGCCTCCTCGATTCTGGGAGCGCTTCCAGGGTGGAAGAGTAAGGACGGCCATGGGTCATGTAAAGGATCGACATTTTCGCTAGCCGGTTTGGCGGCGCTTGCCGAGGCCGTCCGTCGTAACCCGCCGGGACGGACTGGACAGAGCTGTTGGGAG
Proteins encoded in this region:
- a CDS encoding glycoside hydrolase family 9 protein is translated as MRGSTTNAMSRAVVALLVLGLALVVPALSARAGAATGKFNYGEALQKAVWFYDAQRSGALPADNRVSWRGPSALDDGKDAGLDLTGGFYDAGDHVKFGLPFEFSMTMLAWGALENRAAYQSSGQWQYLLSNLRWGDDWLIKAHPQPDVLYGQVGKGDDDHKWWGPAETMAMARPAYRIDDSCPGSDLAGEAAAQMAAGSMVFQSGDPAYAATLLTHAKQLYSFADNHRGVYSNCITDAQNFYKSWSGYQDELVWGAIWLYKATGDSSYLTKARAEYEKLSTEPQTTTRSYRWTLAWDDKSYGTYVLLAQLTGDPEYVTDANRWLDWWTTGVNGQHVPYSPGGQAVLDQWGSLRYAANTAFVALTYADWLRTNDPARAATYHDFAVRQINYALGDNPRGASFEVGLGVNPPRNPHHRTAHGSWADNINEPAQSRHILYGALVGGPTTTNDAYTDDRTNYTMNEVALDYNAGFTGALARLYGEYGGTPLASFPPRETPDGPEILAQGALNQPDGGTFTEVKAYVINKSAWPARTFTGSLRYYFTLDGATTPGQISVTSAYNQCDAPALHQFSGPVYYVEVPCSGGVAPGGQSRYRKEVQFRITSTGTWDPANDWSHTGLAPAGTAPADDAKLVLTQGSAVLWGSQPGQSTGDTTPPTPPTGVTAAAGSTSVGLTWTAATDDVGVAGYDVLNSAGATVGSTTSTSYQVTGLTPGTAYTFSVRARDAAGNQSPASSPVSVTTTTGGGTTGTGSLAVQQRAGSGVTDNQIRTSLQIVNRGSTSVALNTVTARYWFTGDATNPGYQVWCDYAVPGCGNVTVRVVKLSTPRPGADAYVEVGFSGGSLAAGAGTGEVQIRVAKADWSAFNQADDYSYRTAASFTDLATATAYQSGTLSWGTEP